The Streptomyces sp. RKAG293 genome includes a region encoding these proteins:
- a CDS encoding ABC transporter substrate-binding protein, with translation MRGSTRLKWAVCATAVALAATACGGGGSDSGGGGGASGIVSASWGDPQSPLEPANTNEVQGGKVLDMLFRGLKKYNPKTGKAENMVAASITTSDSLNFAIKLNPGWTFSDGDPVTSDSFINAWNYGALLKNAQKNASFFRFIDGYDAVHPEKEGAASTAQTLGGLKKVDDLNFTVKLGAKFSTWPDTLGYSAYDPLPKSFFSDHATWLNKPIGNGPYTVDSYTKGQTMKMRKWAGYKGPDPAQNGGIDLRVYTDNNTAYTDLQAGNIDLVDDIPASQLKNAKSDLGDRFINQPAGIIQTVSFPLYDPKWSGPNAAKIRQGLSMAINRAQITEQIFQKTREPASDWTSPVLGDAGGFKAGLCGDACTFNPTEAKKLITEAGGLPGGQVTLTSNVDTGSHKDWSDAVCNSINNALGNDKACVFNPIGTFADFRSKVTNKQMTGMFRTGWQMDYPLIQNFLQPIYYTNASSNDSHYTNANFDKLINQANAEPDTAKAVALFQDSEKQLAIDMPAIPLWYQNGTGGYSTKISNVALNQFSVPVYNEIKVS, from the coding sequence ATGCGCGGATCCACGCGCTTGAAGTGGGCCGTCTGTGCGACGGCCGTCGCCCTGGCGGCCACCGCCTGTGGCGGCGGGGGCAGCGACAGCGGTGGTGGAGGCGGCGCTTCGGGAATCGTCAGTGCCTCGTGGGGAGACCCGCAGAGCCCGCTGGAGCCGGCCAACACCAATGAGGTGCAGGGCGGCAAGGTGCTGGACATGCTCTTCCGTGGTCTCAAGAAGTACAACCCGAAGACCGGCAAGGCCGAGAACATGGTCGCGGCGTCGATCACCACCAGCGACTCGCTGAACTTCGCGATCAAGCTGAACCCCGGCTGGACCTTCAGCGACGGCGACCCGGTCACCTCCGACTCCTTCATCAACGCCTGGAACTACGGCGCGCTGCTGAAGAACGCGCAGAAGAACGCCAGCTTCTTCCGCTTCATCGACGGCTACGACGCGGTGCACCCGGAGAAGGAGGGTGCCGCGTCCACCGCCCAGACGCTCGGCGGGCTGAAGAAGGTCGACGACCTGAACTTCACCGTGAAGCTCGGCGCCAAGTTCTCCACCTGGCCCGACACGCTGGGCTACTCGGCGTACGACCCGCTGCCGAAGTCGTTCTTCTCCGACCACGCCACCTGGCTGAACAAGCCGATCGGCAACGGCCCCTACACGGTGGACTCGTACACCAAGGGCCAGACGATGAAGATGCGCAAGTGGGCCGGGTACAAGGGTCCTGACCCGGCCCAGAACGGCGGCATCGACCTGCGGGTCTACACCGACAACAACACCGCGTACACCGACCTGCAGGCCGGCAACATCGACCTGGTCGACGACATCCCCGCGTCGCAGCTCAAGAACGCCAAGTCGGACCTGGGAGACCGGTTCATCAACCAGCCGGCCGGCATCATCCAGACCGTCTCGTTCCCGCTGTACGACCCGAAGTGGTCGGGGCCGAACGCGGCGAAGATCCGCCAGGGTCTGTCGATGGCGATCAACCGCGCGCAGATCACCGAGCAGATCTTCCAGAAGACCCGCGAGCCCGCCAGTGACTGGACCTCGCCGGTGCTCGGCGACGCGGGCGGCTTCAAGGCCGGGCTGTGCGGCGACGCCTGCACGTTCAACCCGACCGAGGCCAAGAAGCTCATCACGGAGGCCGGCGGCCTGCCCGGCGGCCAGGTCACCCTGACGTCCAACGTGGACACCGGTTCGCACAAGGACTGGTCCGACGCGGTCTGCAACAGCATCAACAACGCGCTCGGCAACGACAAGGCGTGCGTCTTCAACCCGATCGGCACCTTCGCGGACTTCCGCTCGAAGGTGACGAACAAGCAGATGACCGGCATGTTCAGGACCGGCTGGCAGATGGACTACCCGCTGATCCAGAACTTCCTGCAGCCGATCTACTACACCAACGCGTCGTCGAACGACTCGCACTACACGAACGCGAACTTCGACAAGCTCATCAACCAGGCGAACGCCGAGCCGGACACCGCGAAGGCCGTCGCGCTGTTCCAGGACTCGGAGAAGCAGCTCGCCATCGACATGCCGGCCATCCCGCTCTGGTACCAGAACGGCACCGGGGGCTACTCCACCAAGATCTCGAATGTGGCGCTGAACCAGTTCAGCGTCCCGGTCTACAACGAGATCAAGGTCAGCTGA